From Candidatus Manganitrophus noduliformans, one genomic window encodes:
- a CDS encoding TonB-dependent receptor produces MKGYSYNRKRWSGSVSQGIVIAVCLAFAATPGFSQQPEPEARPLEEQNGTSGVAGEEPIRMEEVAVTATRSEESIAAIPGAVTVITRKQIEEQATLSRDPAEALGKLVPGLAPGNQSLSSFGQTLRGRNVLVLIDGVPQISLRNAFRDLTAIDLSAVERIEVIRGATAIYGEGASGGIVNIITRRPGEGKTRFTTELGVNTSLSHLHLKDSLGGRIRQEVSGGRGRFDYTLSGSFERTSGFFDAEGDRIPPELLSAQGGLSDLNTYDLFGKFGLDLGPQRLQLTVNRYHARQDTDDATDPAVNAFPPRTVKARAREGLVLADQPETENTVVSLDYDRADLFGSRLHSQLFFRDYLTRFFPSDARASARLGNSIIQSWVESEKIGGRLDIETPLPLPRVTAPTLLWGVDYTDEEAFQPVAIMDPAAFDNSGGLVFIKTGERMWVPPMTRRNLALFGQMEWAATERWLLRAGLRHEWIGIRVDEFTTLEGNTIPGGDIDFSATVFNTGAVFYATDPVSLFVSFSQGFSVPDVGLILRSAPPGFSLESSLLEPIKVDQYEVGARGTWPRIQSSVSAFLSKSDLGITTTGGPTLFNITTVRTPEEIWGVEGVIDLQPFERWSLGGTASWIAGENDPDRDGNFTDMNGFRIPPLKLTAYVEHDTLPRLRWRNRLQILYVGSRDPGLGERAFGGRAVNNYATADWTSSMAVGPGDLRFGIENLFNRQYFTTVSQLLRTGRNDSFTAARGATLHLAYTMTY; encoded by the coding sequence ATGAAAGGATATTCTTATAACAGGAAGAGGTGGAGTGGATCAGTCAGTCAAGGAATCGTCATCGCGGTTTGTCTCGCTTTCGCGGCAACGCCGGGTTTCAGCCAGCAGCCCGAACCGGAGGCCCGGCCTCTGGAAGAGCAGAACGGAACCTCCGGCGTGGCGGGGGAGGAGCCGATCAGAATGGAGGAGGTCGCCGTGACGGCGACGCGCAGCGAAGAGTCGATCGCCGCCATCCCGGGGGCGGTGACCGTGATCACCCGGAAGCAGATCGAAGAGCAGGCCACCCTCTCGAGGGATCCGGCGGAGGCGCTCGGCAAGTTGGTCCCGGGCCTGGCTCCCGGCAATCAGTCGCTGAGCAGTTTCGGGCAGACACTACGCGGCCGCAACGTTCTGGTCTTAATCGACGGCGTCCCCCAGATCTCGCTCCGGAATGCGTTCCGGGATCTGACCGCCATCGACCTCTCCGCCGTGGAGCGGATCGAGGTGATCCGAGGCGCCACCGCCATTTACGGCGAAGGGGCCAGCGGCGGGATCGTCAATATCATTACCCGCAGACCGGGCGAAGGAAAAACCCGCTTCACGACGGAACTCGGCGTCAATACCTCTTTAAGCCACCTCCATCTGAAAGACAGCCTCGGCGGCCGCATCCGCCAGGAGGTGTCGGGCGGACGGGGACGGTTCGACTACACACTCAGCGGATCGTTTGAGCGGACCAGCGGCTTCTTCGACGCGGAAGGGGACCGCATTCCTCCTGAACTGCTGAGCGCCCAGGGGGGGCTCTCCGATCTCAACACGTACGACCTTTTTGGAAAGTTCGGTCTTGACCTCGGCCCGCAGCGGCTTCAACTGACCGTGAACCGCTATCACGCCCGCCAGGATACCGACGATGCCACCGATCCGGCGGTGAACGCCTTCCCGCCGCGCACCGTCAAGGCGCGGGCCCGCGAGGGGCTGGTGTTGGCGGATCAGCCCGAGACGGAGAACACGGTCGTCTCCCTCGACTACGACCGGGCCGATCTCTTCGGCAGCCGCCTGCACAGCCAGCTCTTCTTCCGCGATTACCTGACCCGGTTTTTTCCATCCGATGCCCGCGCTTCTGCCCGCCTGGGGAACAGCATCATTCAATCCTGGGTGGAATCCGAAAAGATCGGAGGGCGCTTGGATATTGAGACCCCTCTTCCCCTGCCCCGGGTGACGGCGCCGACGCTGTTGTGGGGGGTGGACTACACAGATGAGGAGGCGTTCCAGCCGGTGGCCATCATGGATCCGGCCGCTTTTGACAACAGCGGCGGGTTGGTTTTCATCAAGACGGGCGAGCGGATGTGGGTCCCGCCGATGACACGGCGCAATCTCGCTCTTTTCGGACAGATGGAGTGGGCCGCCACGGAGCGGTGGCTTCTGCGGGCCGGGCTGCGCCACGAATGGATCGGGATCCGCGTCGATGAATTCACCACCCTCGAAGGCAACACTATTCCGGGGGGCGACATTGATTTCAGCGCCACCGTCTTCAACACCGGCGCGGTCTTCTACGCGACCGATCCGGTCAGCCTCTTCGTCAGCTTCTCCCAGGGGTTCTCGGTGCCCGACGTCGGCCTGATCCTCAGGAGCGCCCCTCCCGGCTTCTCTCTCGAATCCTCTCTGCTGGAGCCGATCAAAGTCGATCAGTACGAAGTGGGTGCGCGCGGGACATGGCCCCGGATACAGTCCTCCGTCTCCGCATTTCTAAGCAAATCGGATCTCGGGATCACCACCACGGGAGGGCCGACCTTGTTTAACATTACCACCGTCCGCACCCCGGAGGAGATCTGGGGGGTCGAGGGGGTGATCGACCTCCAGCCGTTCGAACGGTGGTCTCTGGGCGGGACCGCCTCCTGGATCGCGGGAGAGAACGATCCCGACCGGGACGGCAATTTCACCGATATGAACGGGTTTCGCATCCCGCCGCTGAAGCTGACCGCTTATGTCGAGCACGACACGCTGCCGCGCTTGCGTTGGCGCAACCGCCTGCAGATACTCTATGTCGGGAGCCGCGACCCCGGCTTGGGAGAGAGGGCATTCGGCGGCCGAGCGGTAAATAATTACGCCACAGCCGATTGGACCAGCAGCATGGCGGTCGGGCCGGGGGATCTCCGCTTCGGGATTGAGAACCTCTTCAACCGGCAGTACTTCACGACCGTCTCTCAACTCCTTCGGACGGGACGCAACGACAGCTTCACGGCGGCGCGGGGGGCGACCCTCCACCTCGCCTATACCATGACATACTGA
- the sbnA gene encoding 2,3-diaminopropionate biosynthesis protein SbnA yields the protein MVYESIVNCVGRTPLISLRRLFPRPGVEVIAKLEFFNPGGSMKDRPARFIIEQGLRDGTIGSGTHLVESSSGNLGIALAMISRVYGLTFTCVVDPKITSSNLRILQSLGARIEMVSEPDNQGGYLQSRIRRVHELLEAIPGSLWINQYANPRNWQAHYYGTGTEILSDLDRPIDLLVAAVSTTGTIMGISRRLRQVFPRLRVVAVDAVGSVIFGASPGPRELPGIGASRVPELLRPDEIDEVVYVSDRESTQGCQSLAAHEGILAGGSSGSVIAAIGKLLPSLPPASRVLTLLPDRGERYLDLVYDNGWIRKLPACEAKPVLSLPGGGSARPEQNEPDREIKLLSL from the coding sequence ATGGTCTATGAATCGATTGTCAATTGCGTCGGTCGCACGCCGCTGATCTCTCTCCGGCGGCTCTTCCCCCGGCCCGGGGTGGAGGTCATCGCCAAGCTCGAATTCTTCAATCCGGGCGGCAGTATGAAGGATCGTCCGGCGAGGTTCATCATCGAACAGGGGCTGCGGGATGGGACCATCGGATCCGGCACACACCTGGTAGAGAGCAGCTCCGGCAATCTGGGCATCGCCCTGGCGATGATCTCCCGCGTGTATGGTTTAACTTTCACCTGCGTGGTCGATCCGAAGATCACCTCTTCTAACTTGAGAATCCTCCAAAGCCTGGGGGCCCGGATCGAGATGGTTTCGGAACCGGACAACCAGGGAGGATACCTTCAAAGCCGGATCCGGCGCGTCCACGAACTGCTTGAAGCGATCCCCGGCAGCCTCTGGATCAATCAATATGCCAATCCGCGCAACTGGCAGGCACATTACTACGGAACCGGGACTGAAATCCTCTCCGATTTGGACCGGCCGATCGACCTCCTGGTCGCGGCCGTAAGCACGACAGGGACAATCATGGGGATCTCACGCCGGCTGCGTCAGGTCTTTCCGCGCCTCAGAGTCGTCGCGGTCGATGCGGTCGGGTCTGTTATCTTCGGGGCGTCTCCTGGACCGCGCGAGCTCCCCGGCATCGGGGCAAGCCGGGTGCCTGAATTGCTCCGTCCGGATGAGATTGATGAGGTGGTCTATGTCAGTGATCGGGAGTCGACGCAGGGCTGCCAGAGTCTCGCTGCCCACGAGGGCATTTTGGCCGGCGGCTCGTCCGGGTCGGTGATCGCCGCCATCGGGAAGCTCCTTCCGTCTCTCCCGCCCGCGTCTCGAGTGCTGACCCTGCTGCCGGATCGGGGCGAGCGTTACCTCGATCTGGTCTACGACAATGGTTGGATTCGAAAGCTTCCCGCTTGCGAGGCCAAACCGGTTTTGTCCTTGCCCGGCGGCGGGTCCGCCCGCCCTGAACAGAACGAGCCCGATAGAGAAATCAAGCTACTTTCACTGTAA
- the sbnB gene encoding 2,3-diaminopropionate biosynthesis protein SbnB — MEKQPTVLKAPSILYLNQSDIIRLGGCSSHLYMEAVRHALILHARGEVVQPLKPYLRWREQGHIADRIIAMPAYLGGGRPMAGIKWIGSKHDNPARFGLSRASALTLLNDPETHYPIAILEGSLISGMRTAAVTALAARHLAKKAFRRVACLGCGPIAQMQLKTLLEQFSGIEEIHLFDLVPEAAWRLVAALRPESSRVKYQVDPSAEAAVRAGEVVITCTVADQPYLHYDWLQKGAFISNVSIMDLHKEVFVRADKVVVDDWDQSNREKKIINQLVLEGRFSRERLHAELGGILAGQKPGRESDDEIILLNPMGIAIEDIACAQEIYQRALAERVGARLSLYGSELEPLRGEEKQKAGEQVSLKTEVQ; from the coding sequence ATGGAAAAGCAACCCACGGTTTTAAAAGCGCCTTCTATCCTGTACCTGAATCAAAGCGATATCATTCGACTCGGCGGATGCTCGTCGCATCTTTATATGGAAGCGGTTCGTCATGCCCTGATCCTGCACGCCCGGGGCGAGGTCGTTCAGCCGCTCAAGCCCTATCTCCGCTGGCGGGAGCAGGGCCACATCGCCGACCGGATCATCGCCATGCCGGCCTATCTGGGTGGGGGGCGGCCGATGGCGGGGATAAAGTGGATCGGAAGCAAACATGACAACCCCGCTCGCTTCGGCCTTTCGCGGGCGAGTGCCCTGACCCTTCTGAACGATCCGGAGACCCATTATCCGATCGCGATCCTGGAAGGGAGCCTCATCAGCGGAATGCGGACGGCGGCGGTCACCGCGCTGGCGGCGCGACATCTTGCCAAAAAAGCATTTCGTCGGGTGGCCTGCCTCGGCTGCGGCCCGATCGCCCAGATGCAACTGAAAACCCTTCTGGAGCAGTTTTCCGGAATCGAAGAGATTCATCTATTCGATCTCGTCCCTGAAGCCGCCTGGCGGCTCGTCGCGGCGCTGCGTCCGGAATCTTCAAGGGTGAAGTATCAGGTCGATCCCTCCGCCGAAGCAGCGGTGCGCGCAGGGGAGGTGGTGATCACCTGCACTGTCGCCGACCAGCCCTATCTTCACTACGACTGGCTGCAGAAGGGGGCTTTTATCAGCAATGTCTCCATCATGGATCTTCACAAAGAGGTTTTTGTCCGGGCCGACAAGGTTGTGGTCGATGACTGGGATCAGTCCAATCGCGAGAAAAAGATCATCAACCAACTGGTCCTGGAAGGGCGCTTCTCCCGCGAGCGGCTTCATGCCGAGTTGGGAGGGATTCTCGCCGGACAGAAACCCGGACGGGAATCGGACGATGAGATCATCCTGCTCAATCCGATGGGGATCGCTATCGAAGATATCGCCTGCGCGCAGGAGATCTATCAGCGGGCGTTGGCGGAGCGGGTCGGGGCCCGGTTGAGCCTGTATGGGTCTGAGTTGGAGCCGCTCCGCGGTGAAGAAAAACAGAAGGCCGGCGAGCAGGTTTCTTTAAAAACGGAGGTGCAATGA